GGCTCACCGGGCAACGACCCCGCCGCCGCCATGCGCTACACCGAGGCCCGGCTCACTCCGCTGGCCATGGAGATGTTGCGTGAAATCGACGAGGAGACAGTCGATTTCATCCCCAACTACGACGGCCGTGTGCAGGAACCGACGGTTCTGCCGAGCCGGTTCCCCAACCTGCTGGCCAACGGTTCCGGCGGTATCGCGGTCGGTATGGCCACCAACATCCCGCCGCACAACCTGCGCGAGCTGGCCGAGGCCGTCTACTGGTGCCTGGACAACCACGAGGCTGACGAAGAGGCGACGCTCGAGGCGTGCCGCGAGCGGGTCAAGGGTCCGGACTTCCCCACCCACGGTCTGATCGTCGGATCGTCGGGCATCAACGACGCGTACACCACGGGCCGCGGCTCGATCCGGATGCGCGGCGTCGTGGAGATCGAAGAGGACTCCCGCGGCCGCACGTCGATCGTCATCACCGAGTTGCCCTATCAGGTCAACCACGACAACTTCATCACCTCGATCGCCGAGCAGGTCCGCGACGGCAAGCTCGGCGGCATCTCCAATATCGAAGACCAGTCCAGCGACCGGGTGGGCCTGCGCATCGTCGTCGAGATCAAGCGCGACGCCGTGGCCAAGGTGGTGCTGAACAACCTCTACAAGCACACCCAGCTGCAGACCAGCTTCGGGGCCAACATGCTGTCGATCGTCGACGGTGTGCCCAGGACGCTGCGCCTGGACCAGATGATCCGCTACTACGTCGATCACCAACTCGACGTGATCATCCGGCGCACCAGATATCGGTTGCGCAAGGCCAACGAGCGCGCGCACATCTTGCGCGGCTTGGTGAAAGCCCTTGACGCACTTGATGAAGTGATCGCGTTGATCCGGGCATCGGAAAGTGCCGACGTGGCCCGGGTGGGCTTGATGGAACTGCTCGACGTCGACGAGATCCAGGCTCAGGCCATCCTCGACATGCAGCTGCGTCGCCTGGCCGCCCTGGAGCGTCAGCGCATCGTCGACGACCTCGCCAAGATCGAAGCCGAGATCGCGGACCTGGAAGACATCCTCGCCAAGCCCGAACGCCAGCGCGCGATCGTGCGTGACGAGCTCGCGGAGCTGGCCGACAAGTACGGCGACGACCGGCGCACCCGGATCATCGCCTCCGACGGCGACGTGTCCGACGAAGACCTCATCGCTCGCGAGGACGTCGTCGTCACCATCACCGAAACCGGTTACGCCAAGCGGACCAAGACCGACCTGTACCGCAGCCAGAAGCGCGGCGGCAAGGGTGTGCAGGGCGCCGGCCTCAAGCAGGACGACATCGTGCGGCACTTCTTCGTGTCGTCGACCCATGACTGGATCCTGTTCTTCACCACACAGGGCCGGGTGTACCGGGCCAAGGCCTACGAGCTACCGGAGGCGTCGCGCACGGCGCGCGGCCAGCACGTCGCCAATCTGCTGGCGTTCCAGCCCGAGGAGCGCATCGCCCAGGTCATCCAGATCAAGAGTTACGAGGACGCGCCGTATCTGGTGCTGGCCACCCGCAATGGCTTGGTGAAGAAGACCAAGCTCACCGACTTCGACTCCAACCGCTCCGGCGGAATCGTCGCGATCAACCTGCGCGACGGCGACGAACTGGTCGGTGCGGTGCTGTGCTCGGCGGAGGAAGATCTGTTGCTGGTCAGTGCCAACGGCCAGTCGATCCGGTTCTCGGCCACCGACGAGGCGCTACGGCCGATGGGCCGGGCCACCTCGGGTGTGCAGGGTATGCGGTTCAACGAGGACGATCGACTGCTGTCGCTCAACGTCGTGCGGGAGGGAACGTATCTCCTGGTGGCGACCGCCGGTGGTTATGCCAAGCGCACCGCGATCGAGGAGTACACCGCCCAGGGCCGTGGCGGTAAAGGCATCCTGACCATTCAATACGACCGGCGGCGTGGCAGTCTGGTGGGCGCATTGGTGGTCGATGAAGACAGTGAGTTGTACGCCATCACCTCAGGTGGGGGTGTCATTCGCACCGCTGCACGTCAGGTCCGCAAGGCCGGGCGCCAGACAAAGGGCGTTCGCTTGATGAACCTGGGTGAGGGCGACACACTGTTGGCTATCGCCCGCAATGCCGAGGAGCAGGACACC
This is a stretch of genomic DNA from Mycobacterium sp. ELW1. It encodes these proteins:
- the gyrA gene encoding DNA gyrase subunit A gives rise to the protein MTDTTLPPGDEAGDRIEPVDIQQEMQRSYIDYAMSVIVGRALPEVRDGLKPVHRRVLYAMYDSGFRPDRGHAKSARSVAETMGNYHPHGDSSIYDTLVRMAQPWSLRYPLVDGQGNFGSPGNDPAAAMRYTEARLTPLAMEMLREIDEETVDFIPNYDGRVQEPTVLPSRFPNLLANGSGGIAVGMATNIPPHNLRELAEAVYWCLDNHEADEEATLEACRERVKGPDFPTHGLIVGSSGINDAYTTGRGSIRMRGVVEIEEDSRGRTSIVITELPYQVNHDNFITSIAEQVRDGKLGGISNIEDQSSDRVGLRIVVEIKRDAVAKVVLNNLYKHTQLQTSFGANMLSIVDGVPRTLRLDQMIRYYVDHQLDVIIRRTRYRLRKANERAHILRGLVKALDALDEVIALIRASESADVARVGLMELLDVDEIQAQAILDMQLRRLAALERQRIVDDLAKIEAEIADLEDILAKPERQRAIVRDELAELADKYGDDRRTRIIASDGDVSDEDLIAREDVVVTITETGYAKRTKTDLYRSQKRGGKGVQGAGLKQDDIVRHFFVSSTHDWILFFTTQGRVYRAKAYELPEASRTARGQHVANLLAFQPEERIAQVIQIKSYEDAPYLVLATRNGLVKKTKLTDFDSNRSGGIVAINLRDGDELVGAVLCSAEEDLLLVSANGQSIRFSATDEALRPMGRATSGVQGMRFNEDDRLLSLNVVREGTYLLVATAGGYAKRTAIEEYTAQGRGGKGILTIQYDRRRGSLVGALVVDEDSELYAITSGGGVIRTAARQVRKAGRQTKGVRLMNLGEGDTLLAIARNAEEQDTTDEVDELDSESDATSDET